A region of Bradyrhizobium sp. SZCCHNS1050 DNA encodes the following proteins:
- the grpE gene encoding nucleotide exchange factor GrpE has translation MTDPDLHKNDPENPAQASEPVVSKPYIMPDDPEAGSAEALAKEAADARDKMLRTLAEMENLRKRTAREVADARMYGITGFARDVLDIADNLQRALDAVPAETRANADAGLKSLIEGVELTERSLLNTLEKNGVKKFDPTGQKFDPNFQQAMYEVPDPSVPSGTVVQVVQAGFMIGERVLRPALVGVSKGGAKAAPAASNDQSNSAA, from the coding sequence ATGACCGATCCCGACCTGCATAAGAATGATCCGGAAAACCCGGCGCAGGCCAGCGAACCCGTCGTCTCCAAGCCCTACATCATGCCCGATGATCCTGAGGCCGGCTCGGCCGAGGCGCTTGCCAAGGAGGCGGCCGACGCGCGCGACAAGATGCTGCGCACGCTGGCGGAAATGGAGAACCTGCGCAAGCGGACGGCCCGTGAAGTCGCCGATGCGCGCATGTACGGCATCACCGGCTTCGCGCGCGACGTGCTCGACATCGCCGACAATCTGCAGCGCGCGCTCGATGCCGTGCCGGCCGAGACACGCGCCAATGCCGATGCGGGCCTGAAGTCGTTGATCGAGGGCGTTGAGCTCACCGAGCGCTCGCTGCTCAACACGCTGGAGAAGAACGGCGTCAAGAAGTTCGATCCGACGGGACAGAAGTTCGACCCCAACTTCCAGCAGGCGATGTACGAGGTCCCGGATCCGTCGGTGCCGTCCGGTACCGTGGTGCAGGTCGTGCAGGCCGGCTTCATGATCGGCGAGCGCGTGCTGCGTCCCGCGCTGGTCGGCGTGTCCAAGGGTGGCGCGAAGGCGGCGCCGGCGGCGAGCAACGATCAGTCGAACAGCGCCGCCTGA
- the dnaK gene encoding molecular chaperone DnaK, with amino-acid sequence MGKVIGIDLGTTNSCVAVMDGKSSKVIENAEGMRTTPSIVAFSDDGERLVGQPAKRQAVTNPERTFFAVKRLIGRRYDDPMVEKDKKLVPYKIVKAGNGDAWVEADGKTYSPSQVSAFILQKMKETAEAHLGQKVDQAVITVPAYFNDAQRQATKDAGKIAGLEVLRIINEPTAAALAYGLDKTKAGTIAVYDLGGGTFDVSILEIGDGVFEVKSTNGDTFLGGEDFDMRLVSYLADEFQKEQGINLRNDKLALQRLKEAAEKAKIELSSTTQTEINLPFITADQSGPKHLTMKLTRAKFEALVADLVEKTIEPCRKALKDAGLTAGEIGEVVLVGGMTRMPKIQEMVKQFFGKEPHKGVNPDEVVAIGAAIQAGVLQGDVKDVLLLDVTPLSLGIETLGGVFTRIIDRNTTIPTKKSQVFSTAEDNQNAVTIRVFQGEREMAADNKMLGQFDLMGIPPSPRGMPQIEVTFDIDANGIVNVSAKDKATGKEQQIRIQASGGLSEADIDKMVKDAEANAVADKKRREAVDAKNHADALVHSTEKALAEHGSKVADTERRAIEDAVSDLKEALKGDDAEAIKAKTNTLAQASMKLGEAMYKQQAESDAARDAAKDDVVDAEFTEVDDDKKKSA; translated from the coding sequence ATGGGAAAGGTCATCGGGATCGATCTCGGCACCACGAATTCGTGCGTGGCCGTCATGGACGGCAAATCGTCGAAAGTCATCGAGAACGCCGAGGGCATGCGCACCACGCCGTCGATCGTCGCCTTCAGTGACGACGGCGAACGTCTGGTCGGTCAGCCGGCCAAGCGCCAGGCCGTGACCAACCCCGAGCGCACCTTCTTTGCGGTCAAGCGCCTCATCGGCCGCCGCTACGACGACCCGATGGTCGAGAAGGACAAGAAGCTCGTCCCCTACAAGATCGTCAAGGCCGGCAACGGCGACGCCTGGGTCGAGGCCGACGGCAAGACCTATTCGCCCTCGCAGGTCTCCGCCTTCATCCTGCAGAAGATGAAGGAGACCGCGGAAGCCCATCTCGGCCAGAAGGTCGACCAGGCCGTCATCACCGTCCCCGCCTATTTCAACGACGCCCAGCGTCAGGCCACCAAGGACGCCGGCAAGATCGCGGGCCTCGAGGTTCTGCGCATCATCAACGAGCCGACCGCGGCCGCGCTCGCCTACGGCCTCGACAAGACCAAGGCCGGCACCATCGCCGTGTACGACCTCGGCGGCGGCACCTTCGACGTCTCGATCCTGGAGATCGGCGACGGCGTGTTCGAGGTGAAGTCGACCAATGGCGACACCTTCCTCGGCGGTGAAGACTTCGACATGCGTCTGGTCAGCTACCTCGCCGACGAATTCCAGAAGGAGCAGGGCATCAACCTGCGCAACGACAAGCTCGCTTTGCAGCGCCTCAAGGAAGCTGCCGAGAAGGCCAAGATCGAGCTGTCGTCGACCACCCAGACCGAGATCAACCTGCCCTTCATCACCGCGGACCAGTCCGGTCCGAAGCATCTGACGATGAAGCTGACCCGCGCCAAGTTCGAGGCGCTGGTGGCCGACCTCGTCGAGAAGACCATCGAGCCGTGCCGCAAGGCGCTGAAGGATGCCGGCCTCACCGCTGGCGAGATCGGCGAAGTGGTCCTGGTCGGCGGCATGACCCGCATGCCGAAGATCCAGGAGATGGTGAAGCAGTTCTTCGGCAAGGAGCCGCACAAGGGCGTCAACCCCGACGAGGTGGTGGCGATCGGCGCGGCCATTCAGGCCGGCGTGCTGCAGGGCGACGTCAAGGACGTGCTGCTGCTCGACGTGACCCCGCTGTCCCTGGGCATCGAGACCTTGGGCGGCGTGTTCACCCGCATCATCGACCGCAACACCACGATCCCGACCAAGAAGAGCCAGGTGTTCTCGACCGCCGAGGACAATCAGAACGCGGTCACCATCCGGGTCTTCCAGGGTGAGCGCGAAATGGCGGCCGACAACAAGATGCTCGGCCAGTTCGACCTGATGGGCATTCCGCCGTCCCCGCGCGGCATGCCGCAGATCGAGGTGACGTTCGACATCGACGCCAACGGCATCGTCAACGTGTCGGCCAAGGACAAGGCCACCGGCAAGGAGCAGCAGATCCGCATCCAGGCTTCGGGTGGTCTGTCGGAGGCCGACATCGACAAGATGGTCAAGGACGCCGAGGCCAACGCCGTGGCGGACAAGAAGCGCCGCGAGGCGGTCGACGCCAAGAACCATGCCGACGCGCTGGTGCACTCGACCGAGAAGGCTCTGGCCGAGCATGGCTCGAAGGTCGCCGACACCGAGCGCCGTGCCATCGAGGATGCCGTCAGCGATCTCAAGGAAGCGCTGAAGGGCGACGATGCCGAGGCGATCAAGGCCAAGACCAATACGCTGGCCCAGGCGTCGATGAAGCTCGGCGAGGCCATGTACAAGCAGCAGGCCGAGAGCGATGCGGCCCGCGACGCCGCCAAGGATGACGTGGTCGACGCGGAGTTCACCGAGGTCGACGACGACAAGAAGAAATCTGCTTAA